AGGCGTCAAGACGCAGGGGCTCGACGCGCCGTCCGAGTCGCTCTCCGCGCTGGTGGACTTCGTCACCACGGGCAAGGATCAGCCGAGCCTCGTGGTCGCAACGCCCAACCACCAGCCGCCGTGGGAGCAGCCCTCGGTGGCGGTGCTCACCCCGGAGGTGACAGCGAAGTCCGGCGGCTCGGTGCGGCCGCTGCGCGTGCTGTCCTACGTGACGCTGGGCGCGGGCGTGGCGGCGCTGGCGGGCGCGGGCTACATGCGGCTGTCCCTGGAGCCCGAGTGGCGGGAGCTGACGAATCCGGCGAACGGGCACCTGGTGGACGGGAAGATCGACGCCAACGACACCCGGGGCGTGCAGCTGCTGCGCGACGTGGCACGGAAGAACAACACCATGGTGGGGCTGCTCGTCGGCTCGGGCGCGGCGGTGGTGACGGGCACCGTGCTCTTCTTCCTCTCTCCCAACGAGGCGCCTCCGCCGGTGTCGGTGGGCGTCACGGCGGGCCCGGACGGGGCGGGCGCCACGCTCTCGGGGACGTTCTAGGGCCCGGGCCCACTCAGACTCGGAGTGAAATCATTCCTTGACCCGCTCTCCCGGTTATTCCAGTTTCCCTGGTGAACCCCCACAAGGAGAGTCGGAATGAAGAAGCTGACGCTGATCGCCGGAGTGCTGACGCTGGTGCTGGCGGGCTGTGGCCCCATCGAGAGCGAGGCGGCGGACACGGGCTCGGAGTCGCCGGGCACGGCCACGGCCGCGCTGACCACGTACGGTGAGTGTTGCTCCGCCATTCCGAACTCCGGGTACACGGAGGCGTTCTGCGACTCGGTGGCGTACTCGCCGGGGCGCTGCAACCAGGTGTGGGGCGGGACGGCGTGCCAGTGGAACACCACCAACTGCCCGGTGACGTGCTGCCAGCCCAAGAGCGGCAGCACGGTGTCCTGGAACTACTGCAACTCGTATGCGATCTCCGCCGACCGCTGCAACGCGGTCAACGGCGGGACCACCTGCAACTGGACCTGCTGAGCACGGCGGACGCTCCCGTTCCACGGGCTTGGGAGGAACACCGCCTCTGGTACGTTCCCGCGCATGAACGTCCTCCTGGCCCTGCTGCTGGCCGCGAGCGCCACTGGCGCTCCGGCCCCCCGCACCTTCCGCGTCGACTACTTCCACACCGGCAACGCCACCGAGGAGCACTTCAGCCTCGACCGGCTCGTGGTGGAGCCGCTGCCCTGGCCCGGCAGCCCCGCGCGCGGCGTGGATGAGACCAACCTCGGCAAGTACCTCTTCGAGGTGCGCGATCGCGCCACCAACCGGCTGCTGTACTCGCGCGGCTTCGCCTCCATCTACGGCGAGTGGGAGACGACTCCCGAGGCCCGCGAGATGAACCGCACCTTCCACGAGTCCCTGCGCTTCCCCACCCCGGAGAAGCCCGTGCAGGTGATGCTCAAGAAGCGCGCCAAGGACAACTCCTTCCGCGAGCTGTGGAGCTTCACCGTCGACCCCCAGGACATGTTCGTCGACCCGTCCTCGCCCCCCGCGCCCGGCCCGCTGCTCAAGCTGGTGGACCATGGCCCGTCCGCGGACAAGGTGGACTTCCTCATCCTCGGCGATGGCTACACCGAGAAGGAGCGCGCCAAGTTCGAGAAGGACGCACGGCGGCTGGTGGAGCTCCTCTTCGGCTTCTCGCCCTTCAAGGAGCGCAAGCAGGACTTCAACGTGTGGGGCCTCATGCCCGCCTCGCGCGAGTCCGGCATCTCGCGCCCCTCCACCGGCATCCACCGCGACTCGCCCGTGGGCTCCACCTATGACGCCTTCCGCAGCGAGCGCTATGTCCTCACCTTCGAGAACCGCCGCTTCCGCGACATCGCCGCCTTCGCGCCCTACGAGTTCGTGGAGATCCTCGTCAACGGCAACACCTACGGCGGCGGCGGCATTTTCGGCCTCTACAGCACCGTGGCCGCCGACAGCCTCTGGGCCCCCTACGTCTTCGTCCACGAGTTCGGCCACCACTTCGCCGGGCTCGCGGACGAGTACTACACCTCGGACTCGGCCTATGCCCCCGCCGAGGAGCGCGTGGAGCCGTGGGAGAAGAACGCCACCGCGCTCAAGGACCCCGCGCAGCTCAAGTGGAAGCACCTGGTGGCGCCCGGCACGCCCCTGCCCACGCCCTGGCAGAAGGACGAGTACGAGAAGCACGCGCTCGAGGTGCAGCAGCAGCGCCGCCGCATCCGCGCCGAGCGCCGCCCCGAGTCGGAGATGGATGCGCTCTTCCTCGCCCAGCGCGACTGGGAGGAGAAGTTCCTCGGGCAGCACCCGTACGCCGGCAAGGTGGGCGCCTTCGAGGGCGCCCACTACGAGGCCCGCGGCTACT
The sequence above is drawn from the Archangium gephyra genome and encodes:
- a CDS encoding IgA Peptidase M64, coding for MNVLLALLLAASATGAPAPRTFRVDYFHTGNATEEHFSLDRLVVEPLPWPGSPARGVDETNLGKYLFEVRDRATNRLLYSRGFASIYGEWETTPEAREMNRTFHESLRFPTPEKPVQVMLKKRAKDNSFRELWSFTVDPQDMFVDPSSPPAPGPLLKLVDHGPSADKVDFLILGDGYTEKERAKFEKDARRLVELLFGFSPFKERKQDFNVWGLMPASRESGISRPSTGIHRDSPVGSTYDAFRSERYVLTFENRRFRDIAAFAPYEFVEILVNGNTYGGGGIFGLYSTVAADSLWAPYVFVHEFGHHFAGLADEYYTSDSAYAPAEERVEPWEKNATALKDPAQLKWKHLVAPGTPLPTPWQKDEYEKHALEVQQQRRRIRAERRPESEMDALFLAQRDWEEKFLGQHPYAGKVGAFEGAHYEARGYYRPQLDCVMFTRDRVPFCSVCQHALSEVIDLYAGPRTGKAPKTAP